A DNA window from Drosophila biarmipes strain raj3 chromosome 2R, RU_DBia_V1.1, whole genome shotgun sequence contains the following coding sequences:
- the LOC108036396 gene encoding dynamin-like 120 kDa protein, mitochondrial isoform X3: MLRIYQNTYRRTARKAVVYSTKVACCNHSTLCSITSHPRRSQDHGTGSSSSNGSRHEEFLLSGNPARGWQMPPPSRGYGMLVVRILRGALKLRYLVLGGAIGGGVSLSKKYEDWKDGLPDFKWLEDAMPQGERWSQFSRNLIEVGSLVKNAIDVAKDDLKAKTTVAALGISTDESRKKYEKLQSQVETLQTEIMNVQIKYQKELEKMEKENRELRQQYLILKTNKKTTAKKIKKSLIDMYSEVLDELSGYDTGYTMADHLPRVVVVGDQSSGKTSVLESIAKARIFPRGSGEMMTRAPVKVTLAEGPYHVAQFRDSDREYDLTKESDLQDLRRDVEFRMKASVRGGKTVSNEVIAMTVKGPGLQRMVLVDLPGIISTMTVDMASDTKDSIHQMTKHYMSNPNAIILCIQDGSVDAERSNVTDLVMQCDPLGRRTIFVLTKVDLAEELADPDRIRKILSGKLFPMKALGYYAVVTGRGRKDDSIDAIRQYEEDFFKNSKLFHRRGVIMPHQVTSRNLSLAVSDRFWKMVRETIEQQADAFKATRFNLETEWKNNFPRLRESGRDELFDKAKGEILDEVVTLSQISAKKWDDALNTKLWEKLSNYVFETIYLPAAQSGSQNSFNTMVDIKLRQWAEQALPAKSVEAGWEALQSEFISLMERSKKTQDHDGIFDQLKAAVVDEAIRRHSWEDKAIDMLRVIQLNTLEDRFVHDKQEWDSAVKFLETSVNAKLVQTEETLAQMFGPGQLRRFTHWQYLTQDQQKRRSVKNELDKILKNDTKHLPTLTHDELTTVRKNLQRDNVDVDTDYIRQTWFPVYRKHFLQQALQRAKDCRKAYYLYTQQGAECEISCSDVVLFWRIQQVIKITGNALRQQVINREARRLDKEIKAVLDEFSDDEEKKGYLLTGKRVLLAEELIKVRQIQEKLEEFINSLNQEK, encoded by the exons ATGTTGCGCATCTATCAGAATACCTACAG GCGCACCGCGAGAAAAGCTGTTGTCTACTCCACCAAGGTCGCCTGCTGTAACCATTCCACGCTCTGTAGCATCACCAGCCACCCGCGCCGTTCGCAGGACCATGGAACGGGCAGTTCGAGCTCCAATGGCAGTCGCCACGAGGAATTCCTTCTCTCCGGCAATCCGGCGAGGGGTTGGCAGATGCCTCCTCCATCGCGTGGCTACGGGATGCTGGTGGTGCGCATCCTGCGGGGAGCCCTCAAGCTGCGCTACCTCGTCCTGGGCGGCGCCATTGGCGGGGGCGTGTCCCTGAGCAAA AAATACGAGGACTGGAAGGATGGCCTGCCGGACTTCAAGTGGCTGGAGGACGCCATGCCGCAGGGCGAGCGATGGAGCCAGTTCTCCCGGAATCTCATCGAGGTCGGCTCCCTGGTGAAGAACGCCATCGATGTGG CTAAGGATGACCTGAAGGCCAAGACAACAGTGGCCGCTTTGGGCATCTCGACCGACGAAAGTCGCAAGAAGTACG AGAAACTGCAGAGCCAGGTGGAGACACTGCAGACGGAGATCATGAACGTGCAGATCAAGTACCAAAAGGAACTGGAGAAGATGGAGAAGGAGAATCGCGAGCTGCGTCAGCAATATCTCATCCTCAAGACAAACAAAAAGACCACGGCGAAGAAGATCAAAAAATCCTTGATCGACATGTACTCAGAGGTTCTGGACGAGCTCTCCGGCTACGATACGGGCTACACCATGGCCGATCACCTGCCCCGCGTTGTGGTGGTGGGGGATCAGAGCAGCGGTAAGACTTCCGTGCTGGAATCCATTGCCAAGGCTCGCATCTTTCCCCGCGGCAGTGGAGAGATGATGACGCGAGCCCCAGTCAAAGTCACTCTGGCCGAAGGACCCTACCATGTGGCTCAGTTCCGCGACTCCGATCGGGAATACGACTTGACCAAGGAGTCTGATCTGCAAGATCTGCGCCGAGATGTGGAGTTCCGCATGAAGGCCTCTGTGCGAGGTGGCAAAACTGTGAGCAATGAAGTGATTGCTATGACGGTCAAGGGACCCGGGCTGCAACGCATGGTTCTAGTGGATCTGCCAGGCATTATTTCG acAATGACTGTGGACATGGCTTCGGACACCAAAGATTCCATCCACCAGATGACCAAGCATTACATGAGCAATCCGAACGCGATCATTCTCTGCATTCAGGATGGATCCGTGGATGCCGAGCGCAGTAATGTCACCGATTTGGTCATGCAGTGCGATCCCTTGGGACGACGCACCATTTTTGTGCTCACCAAGGTGGACCTGGCCGAGGAGCTCGCCGATCCAGACAGGATAAGGAAGATCCTTTCCGGCAAACTCTTTCCCATGAAGGCTTTGGGTTACTATGCCGTCGTGACGGGTCGTGGACGGAAGGATGACAGCATCGACGCCATACGGCAGTACGAGGAGGACTTCTTCAAGAACTCAAAGCTCTTCCA TCGGCGCGGAGTTATCATGCCCCACCAGGTGACCAGCCGGAATCTGAGTTTGGCGGTCTCGGATCGCTTCTGGAAGATGGTGCGGGAAACCATTGAGCAGCAGGCTGATGCATTTAAGGCGACCAGATTCAACCTGGAAACCGAATGGAAGAACAACTTCCCAAG GTTACGCGAGTCTGGCCGCGACGAGCTGTTCGACAAGGCCAAGGGCGAGATACTGGACGAGGTGGTGACGCTCTCGCAAATCTCCGCTAAAAAGTGGGACGACGCTCTTAACACTAAGCTGTGGGAGAAGCTTTCCAACTATGTGTTTGAAACCATCTACCTGCCCGCCGCTCAGTCAGGTTCTCAAA ATTCCTTCAACACGATGGTGGATATCAAGCTGCGCCAGTGGGCGGAGCAGGCACTGCCCGCCAAATCGGTGGAGGCTGGTTGGGAGGCACTGCAGTCGGAGTTCATCTCGCTGATGGAGCGTTCAAAGAAGACGCAGGATCACGACGGCATCTTCGATCAGCTGAAGGCCGCGGTGGTGGACGAGGCCATTCGCCGGCACAGCTGGGAGGACAAGGCCATTGACATGCTGCGCGTGATTCAGCTGAACACGCTGGAGGACCGCTTTGTGCACGACAAGCAGGAGTGGGATTCGGCGGTCAAGTTCCTGGAGACGTCGGTGAATGCCAAGCTCGTACAGACAGAGGAGACGCTAGCACAAATGTTCGGCCCTGGCCAATTGCGACGCTTCACCCACTGGCAGTACCTGACGCAGGATCAGCAGAAGAGACGAAGCGTCAAGAACGAACTGGACAAAATACTCAAGAACGATACG AAACATTTGCCCACCCTGACTCATGATGAGCTGACGACGGTGCGCAAGAACCTTCAGCGTGATAACGTGGATGTGGACACAGACTACATAAGGCAAACGTGGTTCCCAGTGTACAGAAA ACACTTCCTGCAGCAGGCATTGCAAAGAGCAAAGGATTGCCGCAAGGCCTACTATCTCTACACGCAGCAAGGGGCCGAGTGTGAG ATCTCCTGCAGCGACGTCGTGCTCTTCTGGCGCATCCAGCAGGTAATCAAGATAACGGGCAACGCGCTGCGGCAGCAGGTGATCAATCGGGAGGCGCGGCGTCTGGACAAGGAGATCAAAGCGGTGCTGGACGAGTTCAGCGACGACGAGGAGAAGAAGGGTTACCTGCTCACCGGCAAGCGCGTGCTGCTGGCCGAGGAACTAA TCAAAGTGCGACAGATCCAAGAGAAACTGGAGGAGTTCATCAATTCACTGAATCAGGAAAAGTAG
- the LOC108036396 gene encoding dynamin-like 120 kDa protein, mitochondrial isoform X4, whose amino-acid sequence MLRIYQNTYRRTARKAVVYSTKVACCNHSTLCSITSHPRRSQDHGTGSSSSNGSRHEEFLLSGNPARGWQMPPPSRGYGMLVVRILRGALKLRYLVLGGAIGGGVSLSKKYEDWKDGLPDFKWLEDAMPQGERWSQFSRNLIEVGSLVKNAIDVAKDDLKAKTTVAALGISTDESRKKYEKLQSQVETLQTEIMNVQIKYQKELEKMEKENRELRQQYLILKTNKKTTAKKIKKSLIDMYSEVLDELSGYDTGYTMADHLPRVVVVGDQSSGKTSVLESIAKARIFPRGSGEMMTRAPVKVTLAEGPYHVAQFRDSDREYDLTKESDLQDLRRDVEFRMKASVRGGKTVSNEVIAMTVKGPGLQRMVLVDLPGIISTMTVDMASDTKDSIHQMTKHYMSNPNAIILCIQDGSVDAERSNVTDLVMQCDPLGRRTIFVLTKVDLAEELADPDRIRKILSGKLFPMKALGYYAVVTGRGRKDDSIDAIRQYEEDFFKNSKLFHRRGVIMPHQVTSRNLSLAVSDRFWKMVRETIEQQADAFKATRFNLETEWKNNFPRLRESGRDELFDKAKGEILDEVVTLSQISAKKWDDALNTKLWEKLSNYVFETIYLPAAQSDSFNTMVDIKLRQWAEQALPAKSVEAGWEALQSEFISLMERSKKTQDHDGIFDQLKAAVVDEAIRRHSWEDKAIDMLRVIQLNTLEDRFVHDKQEWDSAVKFLETSVNAKLVQTEETLAQMFGPGQLRRFTHWQYLTQDQQKRRSVKNELDKILKNDTKHLPTLTHDELTTVRKNLQRDNVDVDTDYIRQTWFPVYRKHFLQQALQRAKDCRKAYYLYTQQGAECEISCSDVVLFWRIQQVIKITGNALRQQVINREARRLDKEIKAVLDEFSDDEEKKGYLLTGKRVLLAEELIKVRQIQEKLEEFINSLNQEK is encoded by the exons ATGTTGCGCATCTATCAGAATACCTACAG GCGCACCGCGAGAAAAGCTGTTGTCTACTCCACCAAGGTCGCCTGCTGTAACCATTCCACGCTCTGTAGCATCACCAGCCACCCGCGCCGTTCGCAGGACCATGGAACGGGCAGTTCGAGCTCCAATGGCAGTCGCCACGAGGAATTCCTTCTCTCCGGCAATCCGGCGAGGGGTTGGCAGATGCCTCCTCCATCGCGTGGCTACGGGATGCTGGTGGTGCGCATCCTGCGGGGAGCCCTCAAGCTGCGCTACCTCGTCCTGGGCGGCGCCATTGGCGGGGGCGTGTCCCTGAGCAAA AAATACGAGGACTGGAAGGATGGCCTGCCGGACTTCAAGTGGCTGGAGGACGCCATGCCGCAGGGCGAGCGATGGAGCCAGTTCTCCCGGAATCTCATCGAGGTCGGCTCCCTGGTGAAGAACGCCATCGATGTGG CTAAGGATGACCTGAAGGCCAAGACAACAGTGGCCGCTTTGGGCATCTCGACCGACGAAAGTCGCAAGAAGTACG AGAAACTGCAGAGCCAGGTGGAGACACTGCAGACGGAGATCATGAACGTGCAGATCAAGTACCAAAAGGAACTGGAGAAGATGGAGAAGGAGAATCGCGAGCTGCGTCAGCAATATCTCATCCTCAAGACAAACAAAAAGACCACGGCGAAGAAGATCAAAAAATCCTTGATCGACATGTACTCAGAGGTTCTGGACGAGCTCTCCGGCTACGATACGGGCTACACCATGGCCGATCACCTGCCCCGCGTTGTGGTGGTGGGGGATCAGAGCAGCGGTAAGACTTCCGTGCTGGAATCCATTGCCAAGGCTCGCATCTTTCCCCGCGGCAGTGGAGAGATGATGACGCGAGCCCCAGTCAAAGTCACTCTGGCCGAAGGACCCTACCATGTGGCTCAGTTCCGCGACTCCGATCGGGAATACGACTTGACCAAGGAGTCTGATCTGCAAGATCTGCGCCGAGATGTGGAGTTCCGCATGAAGGCCTCTGTGCGAGGTGGCAAAACTGTGAGCAATGAAGTGATTGCTATGACGGTCAAGGGACCCGGGCTGCAACGCATGGTTCTAGTGGATCTGCCAGGCATTATTTCG acAATGACTGTGGACATGGCTTCGGACACCAAAGATTCCATCCACCAGATGACCAAGCATTACATGAGCAATCCGAACGCGATCATTCTCTGCATTCAGGATGGATCCGTGGATGCCGAGCGCAGTAATGTCACCGATTTGGTCATGCAGTGCGATCCCTTGGGACGACGCACCATTTTTGTGCTCACCAAGGTGGACCTGGCCGAGGAGCTCGCCGATCCAGACAGGATAAGGAAGATCCTTTCCGGCAAACTCTTTCCCATGAAGGCTTTGGGTTACTATGCCGTCGTGACGGGTCGTGGACGGAAGGATGACAGCATCGACGCCATACGGCAGTACGAGGAGGACTTCTTCAAGAACTCAAAGCTCTTCCA TCGGCGCGGAGTTATCATGCCCCACCAGGTGACCAGCCGGAATCTGAGTTTGGCGGTCTCGGATCGCTTCTGGAAGATGGTGCGGGAAACCATTGAGCAGCAGGCTGATGCATTTAAGGCGACCAGATTCAACCTGGAAACCGAATGGAAGAACAACTTCCCAAG GTTACGCGAGTCTGGCCGCGACGAGCTGTTCGACAAGGCCAAGGGCGAGATACTGGACGAGGTGGTGACGCTCTCGCAAATCTCCGCTAAAAAGTGGGACGACGCTCTTAACACTAAGCTGTGGGAGAAGCTTTCCAACTATGTGTTTGAAACCATCTACCTGCCCGCCGCTCAGTCAG ATTCCTTCAACACGATGGTGGATATCAAGCTGCGCCAGTGGGCGGAGCAGGCACTGCCCGCCAAATCGGTGGAGGCTGGTTGGGAGGCACTGCAGTCGGAGTTCATCTCGCTGATGGAGCGTTCAAAGAAGACGCAGGATCACGACGGCATCTTCGATCAGCTGAAGGCCGCGGTGGTGGACGAGGCCATTCGCCGGCACAGCTGGGAGGACAAGGCCATTGACATGCTGCGCGTGATTCAGCTGAACACGCTGGAGGACCGCTTTGTGCACGACAAGCAGGAGTGGGATTCGGCGGTCAAGTTCCTGGAGACGTCGGTGAATGCCAAGCTCGTACAGACAGAGGAGACGCTAGCACAAATGTTCGGCCCTGGCCAATTGCGACGCTTCACCCACTGGCAGTACCTGACGCAGGATCAGCAGAAGAGACGAAGCGTCAAGAACGAACTGGACAAAATACTCAAGAACGATACG AAACATTTGCCCACCCTGACTCATGATGAGCTGACGACGGTGCGCAAGAACCTTCAGCGTGATAACGTGGATGTGGACACAGACTACATAAGGCAAACGTGGTTCCCAGTGTACAGAAA ACACTTCCTGCAGCAGGCATTGCAAAGAGCAAAGGATTGCCGCAAGGCCTACTATCTCTACACGCAGCAAGGGGCCGAGTGTGAG ATCTCCTGCAGCGACGTCGTGCTCTTCTGGCGCATCCAGCAGGTAATCAAGATAACGGGCAACGCGCTGCGGCAGCAGGTGATCAATCGGGAGGCGCGGCGTCTGGACAAGGAGATCAAAGCGGTGCTGGACGAGTTCAGCGACGACGAGGAGAAGAAGGGTTACCTGCTCACCGGCAAGCGCGTGCTGCTGGCCGAGGAACTAA TCAAAGTGCGACAGATCCAAGAGAAACTGGAGGAGTTCATCAATTCACTGAATCAGGAAAAGTAG
- the LOC108036396 gene encoding dynamin-like 120 kDa protein, mitochondrial isoform X2 produces MLRIYQNTYRRTARKAVVYSTKVACCNHSTLCSITSHPRRSQDHGTGSSSSNGSRHEEFLLSGNPARGWQMPPPSRGYGMLVVRILRGALKLRYLVLGGAIGGGVSLSKKYEDWKDGLPDFKWLEDAMPQGERWSQFSRNLIEVGSLVKNAIDVDPKLKQLGEDKLSEWRNWFDSRLDDAIEAADYQGVQIVETKDDLKAKTTVAALGISTDESRKKYEKLQSQVETLQTEIMNVQIKYQKELEKMEKENRELRQQYLILKTNKKTTAKKIKKSLIDMYSEVLDELSGYDTGYTMADHLPRVVVVGDQSSGKTSVLESIAKARIFPRGSGEMMTRAPVKVTLAEGPYHVAQFRDSDREYDLTKESDLQDLRRDVEFRMKASVRGGKTVSNEVIAMTVKGPGLQRMVLVDLPGIISTMTVDMASDTKDSIHQMTKHYMSNPNAIILCIQDGSVDAERSNVTDLVMQCDPLGRRTIFVLTKVDLAEELADPDRIRKILSGKLFPMKALGYYAVVTGRGRKDDSIDAIRQYEEDFFKNSKLFHRRGVIMPHQVTSRNLSLAVSDRFWKMVRETIEQQADAFKATRFNLETEWKNNFPRLRESGRDELFDKAKGEILDEVVTLSQISAKKWDDALNTKLWEKLSNYVFETIYLPAAQSDSFNTMVDIKLRQWAEQALPAKSVEAGWEALQSEFISLMERSKKTQDHDGIFDQLKAAVVDEAIRRHSWEDKAIDMLRVIQLNTLEDRFVHDKQEWDSAVKFLETSVNAKLVQTEETLAQMFGPGQLRRFTHWQYLTQDQQKRRSVKNELDKILKNDTKHLPTLTHDELTTVRKNLQRDNVDVDTDYIRQTWFPVYRKHFLQQALQRAKDCRKAYYLYTQQGAECEISCSDVVLFWRIQQVIKITGNALRQQVINREARRLDKEIKAVLDEFSDDEEKKGYLLTGKRVLLAEELIKVRQIQEKLEEFINSLNQEK; encoded by the exons ATGTTGCGCATCTATCAGAATACCTACAG GCGCACCGCGAGAAAAGCTGTTGTCTACTCCACCAAGGTCGCCTGCTGTAACCATTCCACGCTCTGTAGCATCACCAGCCACCCGCGCCGTTCGCAGGACCATGGAACGGGCAGTTCGAGCTCCAATGGCAGTCGCCACGAGGAATTCCTTCTCTCCGGCAATCCGGCGAGGGGTTGGCAGATGCCTCCTCCATCGCGTGGCTACGGGATGCTGGTGGTGCGCATCCTGCGGGGAGCCCTCAAGCTGCGCTACCTCGTCCTGGGCGGCGCCATTGGCGGGGGCGTGTCCCTGAGCAAA AAATACGAGGACTGGAAGGATGGCCTGCCGGACTTCAAGTGGCTGGAGGACGCCATGCCGCAGGGCGAGCGATGGAGCCAGTTCTCCCGGAATCTCATCGAGGTCGGCTCCCTGGTGAAGAACGCCATCGATGTGG ATCCAAAGCTCAAGCAGCTGGGCGAGGATAAGTTGTCGGAATGGCGCAACTGGTTCGACAGTCGTCTGGACGATGCAATCGAGGCGGCCGACTATCAAGGAGTTCAGATTGTCGAAA CTAAGGATGACCTGAAGGCCAAGACAACAGTGGCCGCTTTGGGCATCTCGACCGACGAAAGTCGCAAGAAGTACG AGAAACTGCAGAGCCAGGTGGAGACACTGCAGACGGAGATCATGAACGTGCAGATCAAGTACCAAAAGGAACTGGAGAAGATGGAGAAGGAGAATCGCGAGCTGCGTCAGCAATATCTCATCCTCAAGACAAACAAAAAGACCACGGCGAAGAAGATCAAAAAATCCTTGATCGACATGTACTCAGAGGTTCTGGACGAGCTCTCCGGCTACGATACGGGCTACACCATGGCCGATCACCTGCCCCGCGTTGTGGTGGTGGGGGATCAGAGCAGCGGTAAGACTTCCGTGCTGGAATCCATTGCCAAGGCTCGCATCTTTCCCCGCGGCAGTGGAGAGATGATGACGCGAGCCCCAGTCAAAGTCACTCTGGCCGAAGGACCCTACCATGTGGCTCAGTTCCGCGACTCCGATCGGGAATACGACTTGACCAAGGAGTCTGATCTGCAAGATCTGCGCCGAGATGTGGAGTTCCGCATGAAGGCCTCTGTGCGAGGTGGCAAAACTGTGAGCAATGAAGTGATTGCTATGACGGTCAAGGGACCCGGGCTGCAACGCATGGTTCTAGTGGATCTGCCAGGCATTATTTCG acAATGACTGTGGACATGGCTTCGGACACCAAAGATTCCATCCACCAGATGACCAAGCATTACATGAGCAATCCGAACGCGATCATTCTCTGCATTCAGGATGGATCCGTGGATGCCGAGCGCAGTAATGTCACCGATTTGGTCATGCAGTGCGATCCCTTGGGACGACGCACCATTTTTGTGCTCACCAAGGTGGACCTGGCCGAGGAGCTCGCCGATCCAGACAGGATAAGGAAGATCCTTTCCGGCAAACTCTTTCCCATGAAGGCTTTGGGTTACTATGCCGTCGTGACGGGTCGTGGACGGAAGGATGACAGCATCGACGCCATACGGCAGTACGAGGAGGACTTCTTCAAGAACTCAAAGCTCTTCCA TCGGCGCGGAGTTATCATGCCCCACCAGGTGACCAGCCGGAATCTGAGTTTGGCGGTCTCGGATCGCTTCTGGAAGATGGTGCGGGAAACCATTGAGCAGCAGGCTGATGCATTTAAGGCGACCAGATTCAACCTGGAAACCGAATGGAAGAACAACTTCCCAAG GTTACGCGAGTCTGGCCGCGACGAGCTGTTCGACAAGGCCAAGGGCGAGATACTGGACGAGGTGGTGACGCTCTCGCAAATCTCCGCTAAAAAGTGGGACGACGCTCTTAACACTAAGCTGTGGGAGAAGCTTTCCAACTATGTGTTTGAAACCATCTACCTGCCCGCCGCTCAGTCAG ATTCCTTCAACACGATGGTGGATATCAAGCTGCGCCAGTGGGCGGAGCAGGCACTGCCCGCCAAATCGGTGGAGGCTGGTTGGGAGGCACTGCAGTCGGAGTTCATCTCGCTGATGGAGCGTTCAAAGAAGACGCAGGATCACGACGGCATCTTCGATCAGCTGAAGGCCGCGGTGGTGGACGAGGCCATTCGCCGGCACAGCTGGGAGGACAAGGCCATTGACATGCTGCGCGTGATTCAGCTGAACACGCTGGAGGACCGCTTTGTGCACGACAAGCAGGAGTGGGATTCGGCGGTCAAGTTCCTGGAGACGTCGGTGAATGCCAAGCTCGTACAGACAGAGGAGACGCTAGCACAAATGTTCGGCCCTGGCCAATTGCGACGCTTCACCCACTGGCAGTACCTGACGCAGGATCAGCAGAAGAGACGAAGCGTCAAGAACGAACTGGACAAAATACTCAAGAACGATACG AAACATTTGCCCACCCTGACTCATGATGAGCTGACGACGGTGCGCAAGAACCTTCAGCGTGATAACGTGGATGTGGACACAGACTACATAAGGCAAACGTGGTTCCCAGTGTACAGAAA ACACTTCCTGCAGCAGGCATTGCAAAGAGCAAAGGATTGCCGCAAGGCCTACTATCTCTACACGCAGCAAGGGGCCGAGTGTGAG ATCTCCTGCAGCGACGTCGTGCTCTTCTGGCGCATCCAGCAGGTAATCAAGATAACGGGCAACGCGCTGCGGCAGCAGGTGATCAATCGGGAGGCGCGGCGTCTGGACAAGGAGATCAAAGCGGTGCTGGACGAGTTCAGCGACGACGAGGAGAAGAAGGGTTACCTGCTCACCGGCAAGCGCGTGCTGCTGGCCGAGGAACTAA TCAAAGTGCGACAGATCCAAGAGAAACTGGAGGAGTTCATCAATTCACTGAATCAGGAAAAGTAG